A genomic stretch from Leptospira licerasiae serovar Varillal str. VAR 010 includes:
- the rplJ gene encoding 50S ribosomal protein L10 codes for MPSQEKIEAVAELKGRLEKRSDFILASYSGLTVEEITNLRAKLRKEGSEMKVIKNNLFLLALKESEKHKDKNIAFGDEYQGPLAAIFADANLPSAAKILKEYAKTNKNLILKAGYLDGSVLNAEDVEAIAGLPSREQLLAQIAGGINGPARSIASGLNQIIAGLARAIQAVAEKNNQ; via the coding sequence ATGCCCAGCCAGGAAAAAATTGAAGCAGTTGCCGAATTAAAAGGCAGATTAGAAAAACGTAGCGACTTTATCCTAGCCAGCTACAGCGGACTCACAGTAGAAGAGATCACAAATCTTCGCGCGAAACTTCGTAAAGAAGGTTCCGAGATGAAAGTGATCAAGAACAATCTCTTTCTACTCGCATTAAAAGAATCCGAGAAGCATAAGGATAAGAACATCGCATTTGGGGACGAATACCAAGGCCCCCTTGCTGCGATTTTTGCGGATGCCAATCTTCCAAGCGCAGCCAAAATCCTAAAAGAATACGCTAAGACGAATAAGAATCTTATTCTGAAAGCTGGATACTTAGACGGATCGGTTTTGAATGCAGAAGATGTGGAAGCAATCGCGGGTCTTCCGAGCAGAGAACAACTTCTTGCTCAGATCGCGGGCGGTATCAATGGTCCGGCAAGAAGCATCGCTTCCGGCCTGAACCAAATTATCGCAGGACTTGCAAGAGCTATCCAAGCAGTCGCAGAGAAGAACAATCAGTAG
- the rplL gene encoding 50S ribosomal protein L7/L12, with the protein MSTTEALLEQLGKLTLVEAADLVKKMEEKFGISAAAPVAVAAAAPAGGGAAAGADEPASFNVVLKGFGDKKIEVIKVVREITGLGLKEAKDLVEAGGKSVKDGVAKAEADDIKKKLEAVGAQIELKAV; encoded by the coding sequence ATGTCTACCACTGAAGCGTTATTAGAGCAACTCGGCAAACTTACACTTGTAGAAGCAGCCGACCTAGTTAAAAAAATGGAGGAGAAGTTCGGAATTTCCGCAGCGGCTCCAGTAGCAGTAGCAGCTGCGGCACCAGCAGGTGGCGGAGCAGCGGCAGGAGCAGATGAGCCTGCTTCCTTCAACGTTGTATTGAAAGGTTTCGGCGATAAAAAAATCGAAGTTATCAAGGTTGTTCGCGAGATCACCGGTCTTGGCTTGAAAGAAGCAAAAGACTTGGTAGAAGCTGGCGGAAAGTCTGTTAAAGACGGCGTTGCGAAAGCAGAAGCTGACGACATTAAAAAGAAATTAGAAGCTGTCGGAGCTCAAATCGAACTTAAGGCTGTCTAA
- the rpoB gene encoding DNA-directed RNA polymerase subunit beta — protein sequence MYGQVERKRVNFGKITNLDYLPNLIQIQKKSFDWFLQSEVKDPTKRKNQGLEAVFRETFPIESPNNDMVMEYSHYVLGDAKKSPQECKDTDATFALPLKAVIRLIIKETGEIREQVVYMGDLPVMTEQGTFIINGAERVVVSQLHRSPGIFFSYDEERDTYSARVIPYRGSWLEFEMDNKGILVAKIDRKKKFPATLLVKSLGHGTNEEILRLFYKSSKAKIGGASTKELKRLIGRRVIADVINMETGEVMLDAGSKINEDNISILKEMKVKEVELVEYPRDKDNPVLVNCLEKDGVNDYEDAVLKFHGIMRQGEPSTIENAEAELNRLFFSPKSFDLGDVGRYKINSKFEFNNPKEFTSATERVLRPADIIETVRYLLNLISETENYYPDDIDHLGNRRIRSVGELIANQLKVGFTRVERVIKERMTVQEVGTQTPQLLISIKPITAVINEFFGSSQLSQFMDQTNPLAELTHKRRLNALGPGGLSRDRAGFEVRDVHYSHYGRMCPIETPEGPNIGLILSMSSYARVNDYGFLETPYRVVKNSKVSNNIEYLTADKEEYHSIAVSSSPVDEKGEFKNKLISTRHRSDYPFRNPNEIQYMDLAPMQVVSVSTALIPFLEHDDANRALMGSNMQRQAVPLLRQEAPFVGTGMETRAAYDSRICIISRHDGVVTYVDAEKVVIERKGGKESDTYDLTKFKKTNQGTCFNQTPVVGVVHSEIDGKVTKVSKEKIEVTADNGNVREYNLISGNKQYQPIVSNGEEVRRGTTIAGQIVSGERMDENGNILQKGTVLADGPAVDNGTLALGRNVLVAFMPWEGYNFEDAILISEKVVKDDIFSSIHIEEFEIQARETKLGQEQITRDIPNLSDKAFRDLDETGVIRVGAEVKPGDILVGMVTPKGETDLTPEYKLLHSIFGEKAKEVRDSSLRMPNGFEGTVIDIKRFSREKGDELPAGVEEMVKVFVARKRKLLVGDKMAGRHGNKGVVARIMAEEDMPYMEDGTPMDIVLNPLGVPSRMNLGQIFETQLGLAASKLGINFETPVFDGATEADVEKYCKEANLPLSSKFKLYDGRTGLPFMNEVFCGYIYMLKLAHLVDDKIHARSTGPYSLVTQQPLGGKAQFGGQRLGEMEVWALEAYGASHTLQELLTIKSDDMLGRARIYEAIVKGIHSIKPGIPESFNVLVQELRGLALDIVITDSEGNSVDISDYEDEYSKSKKKIKFETIENA from the coding sequence ATGTACGGTCAAGTAGAAAGAAAACGGGTAAACTTCGGTAAGATCACCAATTTGGATTACCTTCCTAACTTGATTCAGATTCAGAAGAAGTCTTTCGATTGGTTTCTTCAATCAGAAGTTAAGGATCCCACTAAAAGAAAAAATCAGGGACTAGAAGCGGTTTTTAGAGAAACCTTCCCGATCGAAAGTCCGAATAACGACATGGTGATGGAATACAGTCACTATGTTTTAGGAGACGCTAAAAAATCTCCTCAAGAATGTAAGGACACAGATGCTACTTTTGCTCTTCCTTTAAAAGCGGTCATTCGACTCATCATCAAAGAAACCGGAGAGATCCGCGAGCAGGTCGTCTATATGGGCGATCTTCCTGTAATGACAGAGCAGGGAACTTTTATCATCAACGGAGCTGAGCGTGTTGTAGTTTCTCAGCTTCACCGTTCTCCTGGTATCTTCTTCTCTTACGACGAAGAAAGAGATACTTACTCTGCCAGAGTAATCCCTTATCGCGGGTCCTGGCTGGAATTCGAAATGGACAATAAGGGAATTTTGGTCGCAAAGATCGACCGTAAGAAAAAATTCCCTGCAACTCTTCTTGTTAAGTCTTTAGGACACGGAACAAACGAAGAGATCTTGCGTCTTTTTTACAAATCCTCCAAAGCAAAAATCGGCGGAGCTTCTACTAAAGAACTCAAACGTCTGATCGGACGCAGAGTGATCGCCGACGTGATCAATATGGAAACCGGAGAGGTTATGCTCGATGCCGGTTCCAAGATCAACGAAGATAATATCTCCATCTTAAAAGAGATGAAGGTGAAGGAAGTCGAATTAGTAGAATATCCTAGAGATAAGGATAATCCGGTTTTAGTGAACTGCTTGGAAAAAGACGGTGTCAACGATTACGAAGACGCAGTTCTGAAATTCCATGGCATCATGAGACAGGGTGAACCTTCTACGATCGAGAACGCAGAAGCAGAATTGAATCGTCTGTTCTTCTCTCCTAAATCTTTTGATCTGGGCGATGTAGGTCGTTACAAGATCAATAGCAAATTCGAGTTCAATAACCCGAAAGAGTTCACAAGCGCGACAGAAAGAGTTCTTCGTCCTGCGGATATTATTGAGACTGTACGTTACCTTCTCAACTTGATTTCCGAAACAGAGAACTACTATCCGGACGATATCGACCACTTAGGTAACCGTCGTATCCGTTCCGTTGGTGAGCTTATCGCTAACCAATTGAAAGTCGGTTTCACTCGTGTGGAAAGAGTGATCAAAGAAAGAATGACTGTCCAAGAAGTTGGAACTCAAACACCGCAACTTCTGATCTCCATTAAACCGATCACTGCAGTAATCAATGAGTTCTTCGGATCCAGCCAATTGTCCCAGTTTATGGACCAGACAAACCCTCTGGCTGAGTTAACTCATAAACGTCGTTTGAACGCTTTAGGACCTGGCGGTCTTTCTAGAGATAGAGCGGGATTCGAAGTGCGTGACGTTCACTACAGCCACTATGGCCGTATGTGTCCGATTGAAACTCCTGAGGGTCCAAACATCGGTCTCATTCTCTCCATGTCTTCCTATGCGAGAGTGAACGATTACGGATTTTTGGAAACTCCTTACAGAGTAGTAAAAAACAGCAAAGTATCCAATAACATAGAATATTTAACCGCAGATAAGGAAGAATATCATTCTATCGCGGTATCTTCTTCTCCTGTAGATGAGAAGGGAGAGTTTAAGAATAAACTGATCTCTACTCGTCACAGATCGGATTACCCTTTCCGCAACCCGAACGAAATCCAATACATGGACTTAGCTCCAATGCAGGTGGTTTCCGTTTCTACTGCGTTAATCCCATTCTTAGAGCATGATGACGCGAACCGTGCGCTCATGGGTTCTAACATGCAACGTCAGGCGGTTCCTCTTCTTAGACAAGAGGCGCCTTTCGTTGGAACTGGAATGGAAACTCGTGCAGCTTACGATTCTCGTATTTGTATCATCTCCAGACATGATGGTGTGGTTACTTACGTAGACGCGGAGAAGGTTGTAATCGAGCGTAAGGGCGGAAAAGAATCCGATACTTACGATCTTACTAAATTTAAGAAGACCAACCAAGGTACTTGTTTTAACCAAACTCCGGTTGTTGGAGTGGTTCACTCAGAGATCGACGGTAAAGTTACTAAAGTCAGCAAAGAGAAAATCGAAGTGACTGCGGATAACGGAAACGTTCGCGAATACAATCTGATCTCCGGTAATAAACAATACCAACCGATCGTTTCCAACGGAGAAGAAGTTCGTAGAGGAACAACTATCGCAGGACAGATCGTTTCCGGCGAAAGAATGGATGAGAACGGTAACATTCTACAAAAGGGAACTGTCCTTGCAGACGGTCCTGCGGTGGACAACGGAACTCTCGCACTCGGACGTAACGTTCTTGTGGCTTTTATGCCTTGGGAAGGTTACAACTTCGAGGATGCGATCCTAATCTCCGAAAAAGTTGTAAAAGACGATATTTTCTCTTCTATCCACATCGAAGAGTTCGAGATCCAAGCAAGAGAAACCAAACTTGGACAAGAGCAGATCACAAGAGATATTCCGAACCTTTCAGACAAAGCTTTCCGCGATCTGGATGAAACCGGTGTGATCCGTGTTGGTGCAGAAGTAAAACCGGGAGATATCCTGGTAGGTATGGTGACTCCAAAAGGAGAAACTGATCTAACTCCTGAATATAAACTTCTTCACTCTATCTTCGGTGAGAAGGCGAAAGAAGTACGAGATTCTTCTCTTCGTATGCCGAACGGTTTCGAAGGAACTGTAATCGATATCAAACGTTTTTCACGCGAGAAGGGAGATGAACTTCCTGCTGGTGTAGAAGAAATGGTGAAAGTTTTCGTGGCTCGTAAACGTAAACTTCTGGTCGGAGATAAAATGGCAGGACGCCACGGTAACAAGGGTGTCGTTGCACGTATCATGGCAGAAGAAGACATGCCTTACATGGAAGACGGTACTCCGATGGATATCGTTCTGAACCCGTTAGGTGTTCCTTCTCGTATGAACCTCGGCCAGATTTTCGAAACTCAACTCGGACTTGCTGCAAGCAAATTGGGGATCAATTTCGAAACTCCTGTTTTCGACGGAGCTACTGAAGCGGATGTAGAGAAGTATTGCAAAGAAGCAAATCTTCCTCTCAGCTCTAAATTCAAATTATACGACGGACGTACCGGATTACCTTTCATGAACGAGGTATTCTGCGGTTACATCTACATGTTGAAACTTGCTCACTTGGTGGATGATAAGATCCACGCTCGTTCTACCGGACCTTACTCCTTGGTTACTCAACAACCGCTCGGAGGAAAGGCTCAATTCGGTGGTCAGCGTTTGGGAGAGATGGAGGTCTGGGCTCTCGAAGCTTACGGCGCTTCTCATACTCTTCAGGAACTTCTTACCATCAAGTCGGACGATATGCTTGGAAGAGCGAGAATCTATGAAGCGATCGTTAAAGGGATCCATTCCATTAAACCTGGAATTCCGGAATCCTTCAACGTATTGGTGCAGGAACTCAGGGGACTTGCATTGGATATCGTCATCACTGACTCGGAAGGTAACAGCGTTGATATCTCCGACTACGAAGACGAATATTCCAAGAGCAAGAAGAAGATTAAGTTCGAAACGATCGAGAACGCCTAA
- the rpoC gene encoding DNA-directed RNA polymerase subunit beta' — MRSNNDFESITIRLASPERIKEWSYGEVKKPETINYRTLKPERDGLFCEKIFGTTKDWECYCGKFKSIRYKGVVCDKCGVEVTHSKVRRERMGHIELAAPVSHIWYYRSVPSRMGLLLDMTINQLKSVLYFEKYVIIDPADTGRNRGELIDEEEYHAYLDEYGDKFVAGIGADAIKELLSRIDVDAEARIIRQKIQEKEKISDKRILKRLEVLEAFRDSGNRPEWMVLDVVPVIPPELRPMVQLEGGRFATSDLNDLYRRVINRNNRLKRLLALKAPEIIVRNEKRMLQEAVDALFDNSRRKRTVKGKGNRPLKSISDMLKGKQGRFRQNLLGKRVDYSGRSVIVVGPELKYHEMGLPKKMALELFKPFIMKRLVDLDLAPNIKSAKKKVEAEEKEVFDVLETVVKEHPVMLNRAPTLHRLGIQAFLPVLVEGKAIKLHPLVCHAFNADFDGDQMAIHVPLTPKAQLEVWMLMLSPHNILNPANGHPICGPTQDIVLGIYYLTSELPTEAGVPLKSFANLDEVTYAIDRGVIEYRTKISVLHQGKILETTAGRLIFNTVLPEGYPYVNRALSDKETNRIIAEVYEKYGPAQTVLMLDDIKKLGYRYATIFSPTISIEDIRVSPGKVTLVGDANKEVERADGEYRKGIITNEERKKKVIEIWTKTNDLITDSMFKELEKDKGGYNPVFIMAASGARGSKQQIRQLAGMRGLMAKPSGEIIELAIRSNFREGLSVLEFFISTHGARKGLADTALKTADAGYLTRRLVDISQDVIVAEDDCGTEECITLGTVKEGENVIVSLSDRVFGRYTSEDIVDPVTESVVYPKGSLITREVGQKLENLGYEKIKVRSPLTCEARWGICIKCYGMDMARLTPAEIGEAVGTIAAQSIGQPGTQLTMRTFHIGGAASAKVQEKEHKVGYRAVVNAINGRTLQTNDRGLIFSRRGSIVVQRLIQQFNSSDLTNLRVENGQKVDKGELVATLASGENVTSEAPGTVKIADGLFRILGEETVVPVKTSTTLIVKVGQITEPNQALGEFDPFNEIGVTEIEGTATWVDLEVGKNVRRDEDVKTSNVNYKVIEQRREKLIPRIVVSSGGSKEEYLVPVDAIISVQNGDKVKAGDILFKIPTVAEKTRDITGGLPRVDELFEARRPKDATTLAETDGRIEDNGEIVKEKRVLYIVPDNEELDKVKVTIPIGKQLRVRHGDFVKRGDQMDDGNLDPHDILRVKGVTALQVYLVQEVQEVYRLQGVHINDKHIEVVVRQMMRKVLITDSGDTSFVNQQQVDRFAFLEENKRVIAEGGSPAQCVPILLGLTKASLNTESFFSAASFQETTKVLTDAAIKGKTDNLAGLKENVIIGHMIPAGTGMRKYRDVAVFKETYGDLDRPLEVEEEEIPMAIPEDNEN, encoded by the coding sequence ATGAGATCCAATAACGATTTTGAATCAATAACAATCAGATTAGCGTCTCCGGAAAGGATCAAAGAATGGTCTTACGGAGAAGTCAAAAAACCTGAGACAATCAACTACCGTACTCTAAAGCCCGAGAGAGACGGTCTTTTCTGCGAGAAAATTTTCGGAACTACTAAGGACTGGGAATGTTACTGCGGAAAATTCAAGTCCATCCGTTACAAGGGTGTGGTTTGCGATAAGTGCGGTGTCGAGGTAACTCACTCCAAAGTTCGTCGCGAACGTATGGGGCATATCGAGCTTGCTGCTCCGGTTTCTCATATCTGGTACTATCGTTCCGTTCCTTCCAGAATGGGACTTCTCTTGGACATGACGATCAATCAGCTCAAGAGCGTTCTTTATTTCGAAAAATATGTGATCATCGATCCGGCTGATACCGGAAGAAATCGTGGTGAGCTCATCGACGAAGAGGAATATCACGCATACCTAGACGAATACGGCGACAAGTTTGTTGCTGGTATCGGTGCGGACGCGATCAAAGAACTTCTTTCTCGTATCGATGTGGATGCGGAAGCACGTATCATCCGCCAAAAGATCCAAGAAAAAGAAAAGATCTCCGATAAAAGAATCCTAAAACGTCTCGAAGTTCTCGAGGCTTTCCGCGATTCAGGAAACCGTCCTGAGTGGATGGTTCTTGATGTGGTTCCTGTCATTCCACCTGAACTTCGTCCAATGGTCCAGTTAGAAGGTGGACGTTTTGCTACTTCCGACTTGAACGATCTATATCGTCGTGTTATCAACAGAAACAACCGTCTAAAACGCCTTCTTGCGTTAAAAGCTCCTGAGATCATCGTTCGTAACGAAAAACGTATGCTCCAAGAAGCGGTTGACGCGTTATTCGATAATAGCCGTCGCAAACGTACCGTAAAAGGTAAAGGTAACAGACCTCTAAAATCCATTTCGGACATGCTGAAAGGAAAACAAGGTCGTTTCCGCCAAAACCTACTCGGTAAGCGTGTGGACTACTCCGGTCGTTCCGTGATCGTAGTCGGTCCTGAATTGAAATATCACGAGATGGGTCTTCCTAAGAAGATGGCTCTCGAGCTATTTAAACCTTTTATAATGAAACGTTTGGTGGATCTGGACTTAGCTCCTAACATCAAATCTGCTAAGAAGAAAGTAGAAGCAGAAGAAAAGGAAGTTTTCGACGTTCTTGAAACAGTAGTTAAAGAGCACCCGGTTATGTTAAACCGTGCACCTACTCTTCACCGTTTAGGGATCCAAGCATTCCTTCCGGTCCTTGTAGAAGGAAAGGCAATCAAACTTCACCCTCTTGTATGCCACGCGTTCAACGCTGACTTCGACGGTGACCAGATGGCGATCCACGTTCCGCTGACTCCAAAGGCTCAGTTGGAAGTATGGATGCTTATGCTTTCTCCACACAATATCTTGAACCCTGCAAACGGTCACCCGATCTGCGGACCTACTCAGGATATCGTACTCGGAATTTATTATCTAACTTCTGAACTTCCAACCGAAGCAGGAGTTCCTCTTAAGTCATTCGCGAACCTTGACGAGGTTACTTACGCGATCGATAGAGGAGTGATAGAGTATAGAACTAAAATTTCCGTTCTTCACCAAGGAAAGATCCTGGAGACAACTGCGGGTCGTTTGATCTTCAACACAGTTCTTCCGGAAGGATATCCTTATGTGAACCGTGCTCTCTCCGATAAAGAGACCAACAGGATCATTGCGGAAGTTTATGAGAAATACGGACCGGCTCAAACCGTTCTGATGCTGGACGATATTAAAAAATTAGGATATCGTTATGCTACAATTTTCAGCCCGACTATCTCTATCGAAGACATTAGAGTGTCTCCGGGTAAAGTTACTCTTGTTGGCGACGCTAACAAAGAAGTAGAAAGAGCCGACGGAGAATATCGTAAAGGTATTATCACTAACGAAGAACGTAAGAAAAAAGTGATCGAGATCTGGACTAAGACCAACGACCTCATCACCGACTCCATGTTCAAGGAACTTGAAAAGGACAAAGGTGGATACAATCCTGTATTCATCATGGCTGCTTCCGGTGCTCGTGGATCTAAACAACAGATCCGTCAGTTGGCAGGTATGCGCGGTCTGATGGCGAAACCTTCCGGTGAGATCATCGAACTAGCGATCCGTTCTAACTTCCGCGAAGGATTGAGCGTTCTTGAATTCTTTATCTCTACTCACGGTGCTCGTAAAGGTCTTGCGGATACCGCGCTAAAAACTGCGGACGCAGGTTATCTGACTCGTCGTTTGGTGGATATTTCTCAAGACGTGATCGTCGCTGAAGATGATTGCGGAACCGAAGAATGTATCACTCTTGGAACCGTAAAAGAAGGAGAGAACGTTATCGTTTCTCTAAGCGACCGTGTATTCGGACGTTATACTTCGGAAGACATCGTCGATCCTGTTACTGAAAGTGTGGTTTATCCTAAAGGATCTTTGATCACTAGAGAAGTAGGACAGAAGTTAGAGAACCTGGGTTACGAAAAAATCAAGGTTCGTTCTCCTCTCACATGTGAAGCTCGTTGGGGAATCTGTATAAAATGTTACGGAATGGATATGGCTCGTCTGACTCCAGCAGAGATTGGAGAAGCGGTCGGAACCATCGCTGCTCAGTCTATCGGACAGCCTGGAACCCAGTTGACGATGAGGACATTCCACATCGGTGGTGCGGCTTCCGCAAAAGTTCAGGAGAAAGAACATAAAGTCGGATACCGTGCAGTCGTTAATGCGATCAACGGTAGAACTTTACAAACTAATGATAGAGGTTTGATCTTCTCTCGTCGTGGATCCATCGTAGTTCAAAGATTGATCCAGCAGTTCAATTCTTCCGACCTTACCAACCTTAGGGTTGAGAACGGACAGAAGGTGGATAAAGGTGAGTTGGTTGCAACTCTTGCTTCCGGGGAGAACGTAACTTCCGAAGCTCCAGGAACAGTAAAAATTGCGGATGGACTCTTCAGAATTCTGGGAGAAGAAACCGTTGTTCCTGTTAAAACTTCTACCACTCTGATCGTAAAAGTAGGACAGATTACCGAGCCTAACCAAGCATTAGGAGAATTCGACCCGTTCAACGAGATCGGAGTTACCGAGATCGAAGGAACTGCAACATGGGTGGATCTGGAAGTCGGTAAAAACGTTCGTAGGGACGAGGACGTTAAGACATCTAACGTTAATTATAAGGTAATCGAGCAACGTAGGGAAAAATTGATCCCAAGGATCGTGGTATCTTCCGGCGGAAGCAAAGAAGAATACTTAGTTCCTGTGGATGCGATCATCTCCGTACAGAACGGAGACAAAGTGAAAGCGGGAGATATTCTCTTCAAGATCCCAACCGTTGCAGAAAAAACCCGGGATATTACCGGTGGTCTTCCAAGGGTAGACGAACTTTTCGAGGCTCGTCGTCCTAAAGACGCAACCACTCTTGCAGAAACTGACGGAAGAATAGAAGATAACGGAGAGATCGTAAAAGAAAAACGAGTTCTCTATATCGTTCCTGATAACGAAGAGCTGGATAAAGTAAAAGTAACCATTCCGATCGGAAAACAATTGCGTGTTCGTCACGGAGACTTCGTAAAACGCGGAGATCAAATGGATGATGGAAACCTGGATCCACACGATATCTTGAGAGTTAAAGGTGTAACCGCACTCCAAGTGTATCTTGTGCAAGAGGTCCAAGAGGTTTATAGACTACAAGGGGTGCATATCAACGATAAGCATATCGAAGTAGTCGTTCGCCAGATGATGCGTAAGGTGTTAATTACCGATTCCGGAGACACATCTTTCGTAAACCAACAACAAGTGGATCGTTTCGCTTTCTTGGAAGAAAATAAGAGAGTGATAGCTGAAGGAGGATCTCCTGCTCAGTGTGTTCCGATCTTGTTAGGATTAACGAAAGCATCTTTGAATACTGAGTCGTTCTTCTCGGCTGCTTCCTTCCAGGAAACAACTAAGGTGTTAACTGACGCTGCAATCAAAGGAAAAACTGATAACTTAGCGGGACTTAAAGAGAACGTTATTATCGGTCACATGATCCCTGCGGGAACCGGAATGAGAAAATATCGCGATGTCGCGGTGTTCAAAGAAACTTACGGGGATCTAGATCGTCCTCTGGAAGTGGAAGAGGAAGAAATTCCGATGGCCATTCCGGAAGACAACGAGAATTAA
- the rpsL gene encoding 30S ribosomal protein S12, with protein sequence MPTISQLIRHGRKKQVNKSKSPALKSSPQRRGVCTKVTTFTPKKPNSALRKVARVRLTTGIEVTAYIPGEGHNLQEHNVVLIRGGRVKDLPGVRYHIIRGTLDTLGIDKRRKSRSKYGTKKPKA encoded by the coding sequence ATGCCTACAATTAGCCAACTTATACGTCACGGCAGGAAGAAACAGGTTAACAAATCTAAATCTCCTGCATTAAAAAGTAGCCCCCAACGTCGGGGAGTGTGCACGAAGGTGACTACCTTCACGCCGAAAAAACCGAACTCAGCTTTAAGAAAAGTTGCAAGGGTTCGTTTAACAACCGGTATCGAAGTGACCGCTTATATTCCCGGAGAGGGACATAACCTGCAAGAGCACAACGTTGTTCTGATCCGCGGGGGAAGGGTAAAAGACCTTCCAGGGGTTCGTTATCATATTATCCGTGGTACCTTGGACACTCTCGGTATCGATAAACGTCGTAAGAGTCGTTCTAAGTATGGAACGAAAAAACCTAAGGCGTAA
- the rpsG gene encoding 30S ribosomal protein S7, whose translation MSRRRGKVEPRKIQPDSVYGDANIAKFINCLMLDGKKSVAESLFYDALDLIQKKTGNDPYVTFKEALENVKPQVEVKSRRVGGVTYQVPIEVRPERRLALGIRWLIRYSRDRNEKGMANKLAAEFIEAQKGTGAAIKKKEDIRKMADANKAFSHYRW comes from the coding sequence ATGTCTAGAAGAAGAGGAAAAGTAGAACCACGCAAGATCCAGCCGGATTCGGTTTATGGAGATGCAAACATCGCTAAGTTTATCAACTGCTTGATGTTGGACGGAAAAAAATCCGTAGCAGAGTCTTTATTTTATGATGCTTTGGATCTCATCCAAAAGAAGACAGGAAACGATCCTTACGTTACTTTTAAAGAAGCATTAGAAAACGTTAAACCTCAGGTGGAAGTAAAATCCCGCCGCGTGGGTGGTGTGACTTACCAAGTTCCTATCGAAGTTCGTCCAGAAAGACGTTTGGCTCTTGGGATCAGATGGTTGATCCGTTATTCCAGGGACAGAAACGAGAAAGGTATGGCGAACAAACTTGCTGCAGAATTTATCGAGGCTCAAAAAGGCACCGGAGCAGCAATCAAGAAGAAAGAAGATATCCGTAAAATGGCAGATGCTAACAAAGCATTCAGCCACTATCGCTGGTAA
- a CDS encoding catalase family protein, producing the protein MGQKLSILLLFSLVFSTSCGGPYVKIPDSAELGKEYPFPEEESIAKRTLELTLTSIKESYKDGAVVRRDAHPKHHGCVAATFNVKKDIDPQYKLGIFQPGKSYQSLIRFSNGSQKPKADLEGDIRGIGIKLFDVPGKKILIEEAQEKTQDFLLINHPVLPVGAPDEYLALFEAAFAGKPGSYFFGWNPFTWKLGGLSKVRAIRGKKISSPLEIRYWSTTPYAFGEGKAVKYSVKPCSETKLEIPDTPTENYLRETMSKQLKESSACFTFMVQIQKDAKSMPIEDPAVVWDEEVSSFYPVAEILIPKQEFTNDKMDSLCENVSYTPWHSLPEHKPLGGINRVRKSVYQAISDYRHSQNKTQRKEIDRKDIPSKLIP; encoded by the coding sequence ATGGGACAAAAACTTTCTATCTTACTTCTTTTCTCCTTGGTATTCTCCACTTCCTGCGGGGGACCTTACGTAAAAATCCCGGATTCGGCAGAACTTGGAAAAGAGTATCCTTTTCCTGAGGAAGAATCTATCGCTAAACGGACTTTGGAGCTGACCCTTACCTCGATTAAGGAATCTTATAAAGATGGAGCTGTCGTCAGAAGGGACGCGCATCCAAAACATCATGGCTGCGTGGCGGCTACCTTTAACGTAAAAAAAGATATAGATCCTCAGTATAAATTGGGGATTTTTCAGCCTGGAAAATCCTACCAAAGTTTAATTCGTTTTTCTAATGGATCTCAAAAGCCGAAAGCGGATCTGGAAGGAGATATTCGAGGAATAGGGATCAAACTTTTCGATGTGCCAGGAAAAAAGATCCTGATTGAAGAGGCACAAGAAAAGACTCAGGATTTTTTACTGATAAATCATCCTGTTCTTCCAGTTGGCGCTCCGGACGAATATCTTGCTTTATTTGAGGCAGCTTTTGCCGGTAAACCGGGTTCCTACTTTTTCGGCTGGAATCCATTTACTTGGAAACTAGGAGGCCTATCCAAAGTAAGAGCAATCCGAGGTAAAAAAATATCCAGTCCATTAGAAATTCGTTATTGGTCTACGACTCCTTATGCTTTTGGAGAAGGAAAAGCGGTTAAATACTCTGTAAAACCTTGTTCTGAAACTAAATTGGAAATACCAGATACTCCTACGGAAAATTATTTGAGAGAAACGATGAGTAAACAACTGAAGGAGTCTTCTGCTTGTTTTACTTTTATGGTCCAGATCCAAAAAGACGCTAAGTCTATGCCAATAGAAGATCCTGCAGTCGTTTGGGACGAAGAGGTTTCTTCGTTTTATCCTGTCGCGGAAATTCTAATACCTAAGCAAGAATTTACAAATGATAAGATGGATTCACTTTGTGAGAACGTTTCTTATACACCATGGCATTCTCTTCCGGAGCATAAACCTCTTGGAGGGATTAATCGAGTTAGAAAATCGGTCTACCAGGCTATTTCCGATTACAGACACAGTCAGAATAAAACCCAGAGGAAAGAAATCGATAGAAAGGATATACCTTCTAAATTAATTCCATAA